From one Rhopalosiphum padi isolate XX-2018 chromosome 2, ASM2088224v1, whole genome shotgun sequence genomic stretch:
- the LOC132920196 gene encoding PDZ and LIM domain protein 2 isoform X1 — MGSKKPSTWSVTLKRDGKCQPWGIRLAGGADLNTPLIITKVYARSPSESSLRVGDIIRKIEVYDARDLRHLDAQNLFGNADQSITLVIQRDAPQFNGSSSNSSPIPVTNNHQFNHQQHVTARPIGNGLYGYERSAQSPVNNFCRFPPSLVDSASPHDWDESHDPVALDQQPYRTNPLVLPGAKVKRDPPKTESYLRHHPNPMMRAHPSHHDQPMDTLMKQKVTDTVLQRISSEEARTRPGRQVVHKQFNSPIGLYSEENIANSIKSQTGYTPEEEEEKYGRLRHKKTVQYDPAKSETYKAIQESEHGDFHAQEISKPVQPKVFTPVQGTVKKAPISNGHGHQNHNKLSAPYHPNPGRVSPQPHPTAPHPNANYVSTEEIHQSGSFKRLMHMVMTEN, encoded by the exons ATGGGTTCCAAAAAGCCGAGCACGTGGTCCGTGACGCTCAAGAGAGACGGCAAGTGTCAACCGTGGGGCATTCGGTTGGCCGGTGGAGCGGATCTCAACACGCCACTGATCATAACAAAG GTCTACGCCAGATCACCCAGTGAAAGTAGCCTGAGAGTCGGTGACATCATACGGAAGATTGAAGTATACGACGCTCGTGACTTGAGACATTTGGACGCGCAAAATTTGTTCGGCAACGCCGACCAGTCGATAACATTAGTTATACAAag GGACGCTCCTCAGTTCAacggcagcagcagcaacagcagcccGATCCCGGTGACCAATAACCATCAATTCAACCACCAGCAGCACGTCACTGCGCGACCAATCGGCAACGGTCTGTACGGTTACGAGCGGTCCGCCCAGTCGCCCGTCAACAATTTCTGCCGCTTCCCGCCGTCGCTGGTCGACAGCGCGTCCCCACACGACTGGGACGAGTCGCACGACCCCGTGGCGCTCGACCAACAG CCGTACAGAACGAACCCGTTGGTTTTGCCCGGAGCCAAGGTCAAGAGGGATCCACCAAAGACCGAGTCGTACTTACGCCACCATCCCAACCCGATGATGAGAGCGCATCCGTCACACCACGATCAACCCATGGACACGCTGATGAAACAAAAG GTCACGGACACGGTGTTGCAACGGATAAGCAGTGAGGAAGCCAGGACAAGACCCGGTAGACAG gtggTACACAAACAGTTCAACTCGCCAATCGGCCTTTACTCTGAAGAAAACATCGCTAATTCAATCAAATCGCAAACAGGATACACTCc GGAAGAGGAAGAAGAGAAGTATGGTCGTTTGAG GCACAAGAAAACAGTGCAGTACGATCCAGCTAAATCTGAAACGTATAAGGCGATCCAAGAATCAGAACACGGAGATTTCCACGCTCAAGAGATATCGAAGCCAGTGCAACCGAAAGTATTCACGCCTGTCCAAGGAACTGTAAAA AAAGCTCCGATTAGCAACGGCCATGGCCATCAAAATCATAAT aaaTTGTCAGCTCCCTATCATCCAAATCCAGga CGTGTATCTCCACAACCTCATCCGACTGCGCCACACCCAAAT GCCAATTACGTTTCCACTGAAGAAATTCATCAAAGCGGCAGTTTCAAGCGCTTGATGCACATGGTTATGACCGAAAACTAG
- the LOC132920243 gene encoding dynein light chain Tctex-type protein 2B-like produces MSFIDEASIDEQIHETQDGDSILSFYPAEINEEDIDDPNISEENIIKYENTYRMESKNPFDERLAKVVLKTEIENHFNNETKYDPNEAIQTCYNISFNVRNKIREMEFDRYKIVCIVGIVEKRSQGVISKVKFLRDITKDKYVKTKFENNNLVATIVVGALYHE; encoded by the exons ATGTCGTTTATAGATGAAGCATCAATAGATGAACAAATACATGAAACGCAGGATGGGGATAGTATTTTGTCTTTCTATCCGGCAGAGATTAATGAAGAAGATATCGATGATCCTAATATTTcagaa gaaaatattattaagtatgaaaaTACGTACAGAATGGAATCTAAAAACCCATTTGATGAACGTCTAGCCAAAGTAgtattaaaaactgaaattgAAAACCATTTCAACAACGAAACCAAATACGACCCAAACGAAGCAATACAAAcctgttataatatttcatttaatgtaAGAAATAAAATTCGGGAAATGGAATTTGATAg atataaaattgtttgcatTGTTGGAATTGTAGAAAAGAGAAGCCAAGGAGTGAtatcaaaagtaaaatttttacgCGATATTACAAaagataaatatgttaaaaccaagtttgaaaataataatttagttgctACAATTGTTGTAGGCGCATTATATCACGAATAA
- the LOC132920196 gene encoding PDZ and LIM domain protein 3 isoform X4, producing MGSKKPSTWSVTLKRDGKCQPWGIRLAGGADLNTPLIITKVYARSPSESSLRVGDIIRKIEVYDARDLRHLDAQNLFGNADQSITLVIQRDAPQFNGSSSNSSPIPVTNNHQFNHQQHVTARPIGNGLYGYERSAQSPVNNFCRFPPSLVDSASPHDWDESHDPVALDQQPYRTNPLVLPGAKVKRDPPKTESYLRHHPNPMMRAHPSHHDQPMDTLMKQKVVHKQFNSPIGLYSEENIANSIKSQTGYTPHKKTVQYDPAKSETYKAIQESEHGDFHAQEISKPVQPKVFTPVQGTVKKAPISNGHGHQNHNKLSAPYHPNPGRVSPQPHPTAPHPNANYVSTEEIHQSGSFKRLMHMVMTEN from the exons ATGGGTTCCAAAAAGCCGAGCACGTGGTCCGTGACGCTCAAGAGAGACGGCAAGTGTCAACCGTGGGGCATTCGGTTGGCCGGTGGAGCGGATCTCAACACGCCACTGATCATAACAAAG GTCTACGCCAGATCACCCAGTGAAAGTAGCCTGAGAGTCGGTGACATCATACGGAAGATTGAAGTATACGACGCTCGTGACTTGAGACATTTGGACGCGCAAAATTTGTTCGGCAACGCCGACCAGTCGATAACATTAGTTATACAAag GGACGCTCCTCAGTTCAacggcagcagcagcaacagcagcccGATCCCGGTGACCAATAACCATCAATTCAACCACCAGCAGCACGTCACTGCGCGACCAATCGGCAACGGTCTGTACGGTTACGAGCGGTCCGCCCAGTCGCCCGTCAACAATTTCTGCCGCTTCCCGCCGTCGCTGGTCGACAGCGCGTCCCCACACGACTGGGACGAGTCGCACGACCCCGTGGCGCTCGACCAACAG CCGTACAGAACGAACCCGTTGGTTTTGCCCGGAGCCAAGGTCAAGAGGGATCCACCAAAGACCGAGTCGTACTTACGCCACCATCCCAACCCGATGATGAGAGCGCATCCGTCACACCACGATCAACCCATGGACACGCTGATGAAACAAAAG gtggTACACAAACAGTTCAACTCGCCAATCGGCCTTTACTCTGAAGAAAACATCGCTAATTCAATCAAATCGCAAACAGGATACACTCc GCACAAGAAAACAGTGCAGTACGATCCAGCTAAATCTGAAACGTATAAGGCGATCCAAGAATCAGAACACGGAGATTTCCACGCTCAAGAGATATCGAAGCCAGTGCAACCGAAAGTATTCACGCCTGTCCAAGGAACTGTAAAA AAAGCTCCGATTAGCAACGGCCATGGCCATCAAAATCATAAT aaaTTGTCAGCTCCCTATCATCCAAATCCAGga CGTGTATCTCCACAACCTCATCCGACTGCGCCACACCCAAAT GCCAATTACGTTTCCACTGAAGAAATTCATCAAAGCGGCAGTTTCAAGCGCTTGATGCACATGGTTATGACCGAAAACTAG
- the LOC132920196 gene encoding PDZ and LIM domain protein 1 isoform X3 translates to MGSKKPSTWSVTLKRDGKCQPWGIRLAGGADLNTPLIITKVYARSPSESSLRVGDIIRKIEVYDARDLRHLDAQNLFGNADQSITLVIQRDAPQFNGSSSNSSPIPVTNNHQFNHQQHVTARPIGNGLYGYERSAQSPVNNFCRFPPSLVDSASPHDWDESHDPVALDQQPYRTNPLVLPGAKVKRDPPKTESYLRHHPNPMMRAHPSHHDQPMDTLMKQKVVHKQFNSPIGLYSEENIANSIKSQTGYTPEEEEEKYGRLRHKKTVQYDPAKSETYKAIQESEHGDFHAQEISKPVQPKVFTPVQGTVKKAPISNGHGHQNHNKLSAPYHPNPGRVSPQPHPTAPHPNANYVSTEEIHQSGSFKRLMHMVMTEN, encoded by the exons ATGGGTTCCAAAAAGCCGAGCACGTGGTCCGTGACGCTCAAGAGAGACGGCAAGTGTCAACCGTGGGGCATTCGGTTGGCCGGTGGAGCGGATCTCAACACGCCACTGATCATAACAAAG GTCTACGCCAGATCACCCAGTGAAAGTAGCCTGAGAGTCGGTGACATCATACGGAAGATTGAAGTATACGACGCTCGTGACTTGAGACATTTGGACGCGCAAAATTTGTTCGGCAACGCCGACCAGTCGATAACATTAGTTATACAAag GGACGCTCCTCAGTTCAacggcagcagcagcaacagcagcccGATCCCGGTGACCAATAACCATCAATTCAACCACCAGCAGCACGTCACTGCGCGACCAATCGGCAACGGTCTGTACGGTTACGAGCGGTCCGCCCAGTCGCCCGTCAACAATTTCTGCCGCTTCCCGCCGTCGCTGGTCGACAGCGCGTCCCCACACGACTGGGACGAGTCGCACGACCCCGTGGCGCTCGACCAACAG CCGTACAGAACGAACCCGTTGGTTTTGCCCGGAGCCAAGGTCAAGAGGGATCCACCAAAGACCGAGTCGTACTTACGCCACCATCCCAACCCGATGATGAGAGCGCATCCGTCACACCACGATCAACCCATGGACACGCTGATGAAACAAAAG gtggTACACAAACAGTTCAACTCGCCAATCGGCCTTTACTCTGAAGAAAACATCGCTAATTCAATCAAATCGCAAACAGGATACACTCc GGAAGAGGAAGAAGAGAAGTATGGTCGTTTGAG GCACAAGAAAACAGTGCAGTACGATCCAGCTAAATCTGAAACGTATAAGGCGATCCAAGAATCAGAACACGGAGATTTCCACGCTCAAGAGATATCGAAGCCAGTGCAACCGAAAGTATTCACGCCTGTCCAAGGAACTGTAAAA AAAGCTCCGATTAGCAACGGCCATGGCCATCAAAATCATAAT aaaTTGTCAGCTCCCTATCATCCAAATCCAGga CGTGTATCTCCACAACCTCATCCGACTGCGCCACACCCAAAT GCCAATTACGTTTCCACTGAAGAAATTCATCAAAGCGGCAGTTTCAAGCGCTTGATGCACATGGTTATGACCGAAAACTAG
- the LOC132920196 gene encoding LIM domain-binding protein 3 isoform X2, producing MGSKKPSTWSVTLKRDGKCQPWGIRLAGGADLNTPLIITKVYARSPSESSLRVGDIIRKIEVYDARDLRHLDAQNLFGNADQSITLVIQRDAPQFNGSSSNSSPIPVTNNHQFNHQQHVTARPIGNGLYGYERSAQSPVNNFCRFPPSLVDSASPHDWDESHDPVALDQQPYRTNPLVLPGAKVKRDPPKTESYLRHHPNPMMRAHPSHHDQPMDTLMKQKVTDTVLQRISSEEARTRPGRQVVHKQFNSPIGLYSEENIANSIKSQTGYTPHKKTVQYDPAKSETYKAIQESEHGDFHAQEISKPVQPKVFTPVQGTVKKAPISNGHGHQNHNKLSAPYHPNPGRVSPQPHPTAPHPNANYVSTEEIHQSGSFKRLMHMVMTEN from the exons ATGGGTTCCAAAAAGCCGAGCACGTGGTCCGTGACGCTCAAGAGAGACGGCAAGTGTCAACCGTGGGGCATTCGGTTGGCCGGTGGAGCGGATCTCAACACGCCACTGATCATAACAAAG GTCTACGCCAGATCACCCAGTGAAAGTAGCCTGAGAGTCGGTGACATCATACGGAAGATTGAAGTATACGACGCTCGTGACTTGAGACATTTGGACGCGCAAAATTTGTTCGGCAACGCCGACCAGTCGATAACATTAGTTATACAAag GGACGCTCCTCAGTTCAacggcagcagcagcaacagcagcccGATCCCGGTGACCAATAACCATCAATTCAACCACCAGCAGCACGTCACTGCGCGACCAATCGGCAACGGTCTGTACGGTTACGAGCGGTCCGCCCAGTCGCCCGTCAACAATTTCTGCCGCTTCCCGCCGTCGCTGGTCGACAGCGCGTCCCCACACGACTGGGACGAGTCGCACGACCCCGTGGCGCTCGACCAACAG CCGTACAGAACGAACCCGTTGGTTTTGCCCGGAGCCAAGGTCAAGAGGGATCCACCAAAGACCGAGTCGTACTTACGCCACCATCCCAACCCGATGATGAGAGCGCATCCGTCACACCACGATCAACCCATGGACACGCTGATGAAACAAAAG GTCACGGACACGGTGTTGCAACGGATAAGCAGTGAGGAAGCCAGGACAAGACCCGGTAGACAG gtggTACACAAACAGTTCAACTCGCCAATCGGCCTTTACTCTGAAGAAAACATCGCTAATTCAATCAAATCGCAAACAGGATACACTCc GCACAAGAAAACAGTGCAGTACGATCCAGCTAAATCTGAAACGTATAAGGCGATCCAAGAATCAGAACACGGAGATTTCCACGCTCAAGAGATATCGAAGCCAGTGCAACCGAAAGTATTCACGCCTGTCCAAGGAACTGTAAAA AAAGCTCCGATTAGCAACGGCCATGGCCATCAAAATCATAAT aaaTTGTCAGCTCCCTATCATCCAAATCCAGga CGTGTATCTCCACAACCTCATCCGACTGCGCCACACCCAAAT GCCAATTACGTTTCCACTGAAGAAATTCATCAAAGCGGCAGTTTCAAGCGCTTGATGCACATGGTTATGACCGAAAACTAG